TTGGAGTAAACTTCAAAGTTTGTGTCTCCCCAGGCATGATTAACAATTCAGAACTTGTGGACCCTTTGATCGCGAAGCCGTGAGGAGTATCCCAATCCTGTTCAAGGTTGGTCACGTGGAAGTACACCACATCACCGACTTTAACACCTTCGATATTATCAGGAACAAAGTGAGATCTTACAGAAGTCATGTATACATGCACCTCATTTCCTTTGCGTTCAACCCTTGCATCTTTTTCGTTAATACACGCATAAGGGTGTTTGTTCTCTTCCAGTTTGAATACTTTAACCTGGTGATTCATTATCAAATCAGCTGTAATTCCCTGTGCATAGTGTGGTTCACCAACTGTTGGGAAGTCGTAGAGCATACGCATTTTCTCACCGGTGATATCGATCAATTGTGCACTTTGGTTCAATTCAGGACCTGTAAGCAGGTAACGGTCTTTGGTGGTTTTGTTCATGGCTAACAAATATTCGGGCCATGGGCTTTTTGAGTCGCCACCGGGAATTGACAAGTGACCGATGGAATAGTAAGTAGGAATACGATCCACTACTTCCCATGTTCCCAGTTTCCATTTCACAACTTCTGAAGAAACGAAGAAGGAAGTATATGCAAAGCCTTTACCGTCAAATTCAGTGTGCAGCGGGCCAAGACCTGGTTTTTGAACTTCACCTGCCATGACACTTTCGTATTTCAGGATTGGAATTCCATCAACATCACCGATAAAATCTTTGGCTTCGATCGCTTTTTGGATTTTTGAAAATCCGAAAACAGGAATAACTGTAGCGAGTTTACCACCACCAACAATGTATTCACCGGATGGATCAACGTCGGCGCCATGTGGAGATTTCGGACAAGGCATCAGGTAGACAAGGCCCGGGCAATCTTTCGGATCCAGCATTTTCACACCTTCCATAACCTGGGAAGTTGTCATGTGGGATTTCTCATCCAGTTTATTGTGATAATATTTGCATGGAAAATCTTTCGCTTTGCCAGCTGCAATGTATTCTTCAGCTTTTTTCCAGTTCAAGGCAACCATGAAGTCTTTGTCATTCTGACTTGCATTCGCTTCTAACAAAGTATGTGCTTGTTCAGTATTGTAGCAGGAGAAAAAGAACCAGCCGGATGAGGGACCTTTACCGCAATGGGACAAATCGTAGTCGAAGCCAGGCATAAGAATCTGGAATCCGATTCCCATGTTTCCGGTTTCTTTATCCACTTTTACAAAAGTGATTGTTCCTTTAAAATTCTCTTTGTAGGAATTGATAGGAACATCTTTATTGCCGGTAATTGGCACACTAAAACGTGTTGCGCCAACAACGTATTCTGTATTTTCAGTAGTAAATGGTGAAGCGTGACAACCGCCGCTGTTCGGGATCTCGATGATTTCCTCTGTACGGAAGGTCGACAAATTGATCCTTGCAATACGTGGAGTATTGTTTGAATTGATGAACAACCATTTTCCATCCGGCTTTCCATCGGTCATAGAAAGTTCAGGGTGGTGTGAATCGTCCCATGGAATATAACCATGCGTAGAGTTCAGCATTTCTTTCGATTCTTCTGTAAAGCCATAACCATTCTCCGCATTGAGAGCGAATACAGGTATAACTTTCAAGAGTCGGCAGGAAGGCAATCCGTAAACGCTAACCTGACCGCTAAATCCACCGGAAAGGAACTCGTAATATTTGTCGAGTTTACCCGGTGCCACATAGACTTTGGCAGGTGCATCACCTACATTTACCTGCTTTTTTTCCTGTTTACCTCCGCAACCGGCAAGGACACCAATGGCCAAGGCAGCTGAAAGAATAAACAACATTTTAAATGATTGTTTCATAATAAATCCTCCTGGTTTTTATGTTAATGTTTCATTTAGTTGGAAGCGCCATCCATTTTGCGGAAGTATTCATAAATACTTCTGGCATCAGCTTCAGTGACATTTTGATTGGTCATTTGAGTGAGATGGGTTGCGAGTAATTCTTTGGCTGTTGGATCCTTCTGAGTCATTTCAGCCGGATTCAACATCATGTTCATGATCCACTCTGGTTTACGGCGCTTTGTAACACCCAGGAGTCCGGGACCGACATATTTCTCAGCTGCGAATTTGTGACAGGCGGTACATTTCGCTTCGAAAAGCTTCTGACCACTTTCAGCCATCGCTACGTCAATAGTTGCCGGAATTTCCACTGATTTAACAGGACCGATTCCTTTACCGTCATCTTTCATTTCTTCGGCATCTTTCATCATGTTGCCGCCGCCGCTATTTGCATCGGTAGATTCATTGGTATTGGAAGAACAACCCTGAAAGGTGGTAATAATGAACAGCACCGGGAGAGCTGCAATGGACATTTTCAGGGTTTTAATAGAGAGAGAGAGCACTGTTTTTTTCATGGTCTAATTGTTTTTATTTATGCCTCAAATGTATTGAGAAGTAGAGAATTCGCTACATGATCAAACTCAGAGGACTTTGTGAGATTCATCAATGAAGAAACTAAGTTTTCATACTATTTTCAGTATGGAAAACGCAAGAATAGCCCCAAATCAGAACCGGGTACTGGACGCCAGAAAAAAGTTAGTTTTTAGTGTTTTTTAGCCTTTTTCACGCATAGTGTTAATAACCTTCAATTTATTAACCAATGAAAACAGTGTTATATTTATTTATACTTTTTCACATCTTTTAAAACAAGGTTTCAAACAGGAGGAAATTATTTTCTACTCCTCAATTTGATCGTTTATGGCGCAAATCAATTTCTTAAATATTGGCATCTTTCTTTTACTGTTCAGTTTGAGTTATTCAATTTTCCAAATAACCCGGAAGTATATTCTGAATAAAAAACAAACTGAAAAAACCAGGGATCATGAAGACTTACAATATGTCGATTTTTACAATCATGCGCCTTGCGGATATCATTCAATAGATATGAATGGTTATTTTGTTTCTATTAATCAAACGGAGTTGGGCTGGCTGGGCTACCAGCGTGAAGAATTGATAGGCCGAAAAAAATTTTCGGACATATTGGCTCCGGAATACAAAGGTATTTTTGAAAGTAAATTCCCTGATTTCCTGAGCAACAAAGCTATATCGAATCTGGAATTTGAATTGCTCAGAAAAGACGGAAGTAATTTCATGGTTCGATTGGATGCGACGGCTGTGACAAATGAGAACGGTGAATTCCTGTACAGTCGTTCCATATTGTTGGACATTACAGACAGCAAAAGAAATGATAGCCGGCTGGAATACCTGACCAGCATTATTCAACAATCCAGTGACGCGATATTTTCTGCTGATGCCAATATGGTTATCAAAAGCTGGAATAAGGGTGCAGAAAACATGTATGGTTATGCCGCGGCTGAGGTGATTGATAAAACCGGAACAGAATTCATGCAAGCTATTTTGAATCGTGAAAAGATTGACGCGATTGTTCAACAGGTTTGCGAAAATGGTCATTGGCAAGGTGAATTATCCCAAAGAAGAAAAGACGGAACTTATATCGATGTATTGAGCTCCCTTACCCCTATTCGTCAGCCCAATGGCGTATTGTCGGGATATGTATCCATCAACCAGGATATTACTTCACAAAAGTTATACGAAACACAACTAAAACAATTCAACAAAGAATTATCCCTGAAGGTTCTCGAAAAGACTGACAATATCAAGCAAACACTTGAACGAATGACCGATGGGTTCATTGCCTTTGATACAGAATGGAGGTTTTCAATGCTGAACAAGCAGGCAGAGGAAATGCTGGGCATCAAGTCCGTTGATCTGATCGGAAAAATAATCTGGGATGTTTTTCCGGGTGTTGAAAATCATCCTTTGTTCAAAGCGGATATTCTGGCTATGGAAACCCAGAAAAATATTGAAGTAGAAGAATATTTCGCACCGCTCGAAAAATGGTTTTACAAAAGCATTTATCCTTCACCGGATGGTGTTACAATCATCATGAAAGACCGGACGGATGTGCGGAACGCGGAAATACGAAGGGCTTATTCGGAACATAAGTACAAACTTTTATTTGAAAACAATCCGCTCCCGATGTGGATGGTCGTTTGGCCTAGCACAAAAATACTTGACGTTAATGAATCAGCGATAAAGAAGTATGGTTATTCAAGAGAGGAATTTCTTCAATTCGGAACCATCGACTTATTGACACCTGAAGACAGGGACAGGTTATTGAAATGCGTTGATAAACCAATTGCTGATGTGAAAAATCCGGGAGTTTGGAAACATTGCAAGAAAGACGGATCTCTGATTGATGTAGAAATTATCACGCATGAAATTCATCTAGACAATCAGGTTGCTCTTCTGGTACTTGCCAATGATGTTACTGAAAAAGTGATTGCGGAAGAAGCACTTTTACATTCCAACAACCAACTACGGAAATTGTCAGCCCATCTTGAAAAAATCAGGGAAGAAGAGAGAACTTTCATCGCCAGAGAAATTCACGATGAACTGGGACAACAACTAACCGGTTTAAAGATGGATATCTCCTGGCTGACAAAAAAAATGCAACCTGTTGATCCATCTTTGAAATCGAAAGCCAACGAAGTAATGCATCTGATTGATGAAACAGTGAGAACCGTCAGAAGGATCGCGACAGAACTCCGGCCCGGAATCCTGGATGATCTCGGATTGATTGCCGCTTTGCAGTGGCAAAGTCAGGAATTCAGTAAACGTACCGGAATACA
Above is a window of Bacteroidota bacterium DNA encoding:
- the nosZ gene encoding Sec-dependent nitrous-oxide reductase, whose product is MKQSFKMLFILSAALAIGVLAGCGGKQEKKQVNVGDAPAKVYVAPGKLDKYYEFLSGGFSGQVSVYGLPSCRLLKVIPVFALNAENGYGFTEESKEMLNSTHGYIPWDDSHHPELSMTDGKPDGKWLFINSNNTPRIARINLSTFRTEEIIEIPNSGGCHASPFTTENTEYVVGATRFSVPITGNKDVPINSYKENFKGTITFVKVDKETGNMGIGFQILMPGFDYDLSHCGKGPSSGWFFFSCYNTEQAHTLLEANASQNDKDFMVALNWKKAEEYIAAGKAKDFPCKYYHNKLDEKSHMTTSQVMEGVKMLDPKDCPGLVYLMPCPKSPHGADVDPSGEYIVGGGKLATVIPVFGFSKIQKAIEAKDFIGDVDGIPILKYESVMAGEVQKPGLGPLHTEFDGKGFAYTSFFVSSEVVKWKLGTWEVVDRIPTYYSIGHLSIPGGDSKSPWPEYLLAMNKTTKDRYLLTGPELNQSAQLIDITGEKMRMLYDFPTVGEPHYAQGITADLIMNHQVKVFKLEENKHPYACINEKDARVERKGNEVHVYMTSVRSHFVPDNIEGVKVGDVVYFHVTNLEQDWDTPHGFAIKGSTSSELLIMPGETQTLKFTPKEADIYPFYCTDFCSALHQEMQGYMRVSPANSNVALSFSTGK
- a CDS encoding cytochrome c; translated protein: MSIAALPVLFIITTFQGCSSNTNESTDANSGGGNMMKDAEEMKDDGKGIGPVKSVEIPATIDVAMAESGQKLFEAKCTACHKFAAEKYVGPGLLGVTKRRKPEWIMNMMLNPAEMTQKDPTAKELLATHLTQMTNQNVTEADARSIYEYFRKMDGASN
- a CDS encoding PAS domain S-box protein, with the protein product MAQINFLNIGIFLLLFSLSYSIFQITRKYILNKKQTEKTRDHEDLQYVDFYNHAPCGYHSIDMNGYFVSINQTELGWLGYQREELIGRKKFSDILAPEYKGIFESKFPDFLSNKAISNLEFELLRKDGSNFMVRLDATAVTNENGEFLYSRSILLDITDSKRNDSRLEYLTSIIQQSSDAIFSADANMVIKSWNKGAENMYGYAAAEVIDKTGTEFMQAILNREKIDAIVQQVCENGHWQGELSQRRKDGTYIDVLSSLTPIRQPNGVLSGYVSINQDITSQKLYETQLKQFNKELSLKVLEKTDNIKQTLERMTDGFIAFDTEWRFSMLNKQAEEMLGIKSVDLIGKIIWDVFPGVENHPLFKADILAMETQKNIEVEEYFAPLEKWFYKSIYPSPDGVTIIMKDRTDVRNAEIRRAYSEHKYKLLFENNPLPMWMVVWPSTKILDVNESAIKKYGYSREEFLQFGTIDLLTPEDRDRLLKCVDKPIADVKNPGVWKHCKKDGSLIDVEIITHEIHLDNQVALLVLANDVTEKVIAEEALLHSNNQLRKLSAHLEKIREEERTFIAREIHDELGQQLTGLKMDISWLTKKMQPVDPSLKSKANEVMHLIDETVRTVRRIATELRPGILDDLGLIAALQWQSQEFSKRTGIQCNFSTELVDQKYNQDLATGIFRIFQESLTNVARHASAAKVLSSLSLEESSLVLVIKDDGIGFKDTERQQLPNLGLIGMRERATSLKGHLTISSEPGIGTTVKLTTPFDID